Genomic DNA from Alkalihalobacterium alkalinitrilicum:
TTGGTTACCGAAACCTTATTGTAAGCCAAATTCGTTCCTTTTTTACCTATTTAAAACAACAGGAGTACTGCTTTGAAAATCCAAGTATCCATTTATCTTACACTAATTTAGATACCCACCAAGCTCTACCTGAAGTCGCATCTTTAGAAGAAATCCAAGATTGCCTTAAAGAGTTAAGAAGACAGGTTAACTCCTTCTTAGGGAGGCGCCAGTTTGACCCCATTCGAAAGCGGAATTTAGCCTTATTCGCTCTTATGTATGCCACTGGTATACGAGCGGGAGAAGCGGCTAATCTTCTGCTCAGTGATGTTCTTTGGGAGGAACAGGTTCTCTGTATTCGGGCTGGTAAAGGACGTAAAGACCGGCGTGTGCCCCTTGTTGGTGAGGTCCTAGAGTTACTTCAAACTTATCTAGCCACTCGTAAGGATCTTGATATGGCTTCTCCACTGTTTCTTACTTGGAGAAAAGAAGCGATGACTAACAATTTAATTGGCGTAACTTTTAAATCTTACTCTGAAATGTGGATCAAACCATTGCGACCTCATCAATTACGACATACTTGCGCCACCCACCTATTCCAACAAGGAGGAAACATTGTACATATTAAAGATTGGCTCGGTCATAAAAAAGTTACAACTACATTACATTATGCAAGGATACAAAACCCTGAGATCGCCGCTGCACTAGAATCTCATCCAATTAATGAAGCAACAATTCCAAAACGGTCGAAACTCAAATTAGTAAAAAATTTTCGTAAAAAACCAATGACTTCCTTACGACGAAAATATACGATGACGTCACAGGCTGCCCCCCTGGTTGGGAAGTTAGCGAACCAAATTGAGGAGTTTATAAGAACGGCAATTGGCATGAAAAAATACAGTAAAGGAACAATTAAAGAATTCCGATTTAGTCTAACTCGATTCTCCGTAGGTTGTCCTAACTGCCTTGAAAATGGCATAGAAACTTTACGTGGTCAAGACATTATTCGCTGGTTGAGCTCTCGTAGACAAGCTGGGATTTCTCAATGTACCATAGATAAAAACTTGTCTCACCTTCGGTCTTTTATTTCCTACGCCATGGAACGGGGCTGGCGGTCAGACAATCCAATGGAGGCACTAAAAATGGTACCTAAACAACCAAAAGAACAAGCTTACCTAACTGAAGATGAAATGATGAGATTACTATCTGCACCAGACCGATCTGAGCTAGAAGGATTTACTGATTATATGGCGCTTCTTGTTCTATATTCTACTGGTCTTCGTGTGGGAGAACTAAGTAATTTGAACATCGAAGACGTAGACATAAAAGAGGGCTGGGTCCATATTCGTGAAGGCAAAGGCCGTGACAGACAAATCGCCATTCCAAAAGCTGCTTTAAATGATTTCAAGCAATATCTTGGGTTGTACCGGAAGGAGAAATCTGGTCCATTCTTACTTAATTTAAAGGGAACTCGTATAAAGCCTTGGACCGTTACTAGACGTATTCGCCATTATGCAGAAGTCGCCAATATTCAAAAACCTGTAAGCCCACATACCATTCGTCATACCTTCACCGCCCACCTTATTAAACGTGGAGGCCGGATTGAAGTCATCGCAAAAGCTTTAGGGCATAAGACATTAGCTGAAACGAGTGCCTATGCTCATGCAGATTTTGAAGATCTCAGAAAAGCAGTCAGTTTATTACGTAAAAATATACCACCTTTGTCAGGAGAGAAAAAAGATGATGAATGAATCTACGATTCAAGAGTTTCTAGAATATGCACAAATGGTTCGAGGATGTCGTCCCAAAACCGCTGAAGCTTACGCCATTGATCTAAAAGTAATGAATACTTTCTGCACTATTTACTATCCACACGTGGATAATCCCTCTAAAGCTAAATTGGTTGTGGATTATATTCGTTATCTTCGCGTTGAGCGAAAAAATGCCTCAGCTGCGGTTGGTCGAAAGTTGGCAACTCTTTCAGCTTATATTGACTTTCTCATCCTGATGGAACTACTAGATTCAAAACAAGATCAACGTGAAAAATGGCCGAAACTACTAGATACACCAGAGCGTCTTCCAGTCGTACTTGAAAATAAAGAAATGCAGGATATTCTTTCTCAACCAGATACCACCACAATTCTTGGCCGTCGCGACCGAGCAATTCTTACATTAATTTATTCTGCCGGTTTACGCGTGAGTGAAATTTGTTCTTTGAAAGTGGTAGACGTCAATTTCACTGAAAAACAAATCCTTATTTCTGGTAAAGGGGGACGTCAACGTTATGTGCCACTGGATTCCATCGTAGAAGAGGCTCTTGATGAGTACTTAGGATCTAGAACTAGCGAGATTCCTGAACTCTTTGGAAGCAAAAAAGGTGGTCCCCTCACTCCTCGTGCGATCCAATACATGGTTAAAAAATATGCAGAAGGAGCTAATATTGATAAGAATGTGACTCCACAGAAATTGCGGCACACTTGTGCTACGCACCTTCTTCAAGATGGGGCTCAGTTGGTGTCCATTCAAAAATTACTTGGAAATAAAAGTTTATCTACAACTCAAATCTATTTACATATCACAATTACTGATTTAAAAGAACTTTCAAAGCAACACCCTATGAGAAAAATGCGCACCATTATGGGGCTAAAGGGAGACCCCATCAGTTCTTTTCAGACACCTTACGGTATTCGAACAGGTACTTAACAAAATAAATAGTAATCATGCGATAGAGTTAGTATTTAACAGTATTTTAGTAGTTTTTTCACCTTAAAGGTTGTATTTGGCCCTAAATTAATGTCGCTAAATCTTTCTAAGTCCATGTCTATCACCCATCTGTACCCTTCCTCTATATATGCCCTCGCTTCCTTTACAGCGTCATGGGCTCTTCTTCTTGGTCTGAAACCATAACTATGTTTAGAAAAGGTTGGATCATAAATCGGGGTTAAGACTTGGGCAATCGCTTGTTGGATGAGACGATCGGTCACGGTAGGAATGCCTAGTAACCTTATGCCACCATTCGGTTTCGGGATTGCGACCCGCCTGACTGGCATAGGCTCGTAGGTTCCGTCTTTAATTGATTTCGGATGTGGTCCCAGTTAAGTAGAAGATGTGCTCGTAGGGATTTTACAGGCATTTCATCTACACCGTGCTTACCCTTATTCTTTTCGACCCGCTTTAGAGCCGAAATCAGATTGTCCCGTGACAACAGTTGTTTCATCATTTCGATACATCCTCTCGCGTGAATGGCCGTTCTATTTGTGCCATTGTTTATTCCACCCTCTTAAAGTCCCCCACGGGATTCACCGTTTCCTCCTTTAAGTAAGTCCAATTTGGATTGTCTGTATCATCATAAACAATGAACGCCTAGCGTACATTCTTCCTAAATGTTCGGCCCTTCCTCGACTATCTTAAGCTAGTCGAGTACTATGACCTCTGCTGACTTCTGACTGTTCAGCTATTTATCGCTAAATAGGTTACCGAGTGTGCTCGGCTTATCAGTCAGACCTCCCCAGGTAAGAGTACAATCTTTCCTTCCATCTATCTGCTTCATTTACTCTGTATCACCTTTGGCAGAAAGGACTTTGTCTTGTTTAGCAGACTCACCCAATGATACCTAGCCTTATATGAAGTTCGTGTTCCTCAGACCGGAAGTTTGCCGCTCGCTTCCTTCAGATCCTGCGTCACCACAGGCACCCTTGCGTTAAGCTACTGCTACTTCTGCCTTCACAGTTCGGGACTTTCACCCTATAAATTGCACCCATGCTGGGCGCACTAAAAAAAGCACTCAAATAATGAGTGCTTTTGACGCTATCCTTTAGTGTATGTCTCTTTTATTTTTGAAACAGATCCAATAATTTTCTCAAAAATACCTATTTTTTTAGATTGATAGTTATTTAACTCCGTAGTATAAAATTGATAATTTCCTTTACCTTTTTCTTTTGCATAATACATAGCCTTGTCAGCATTTTGGACAAGCGTTTCAATATCCTCGCCATCTTCTGGATATATACTTATACCAATACTTGGTGAAACTTTCGCTTCCTTCTCATGAATCGCATAAGGCTCGGAAACTACTGATAATATTCTTTCAGAAATAACGATAATTTCTTCCTCACTCGTTTCTTCGAAAACAATAATAAATTCATCTCCACCCAGTCGCCCTGTTAAATCTTCTTCTCTAACACAGCTATTGAGTCTAATAGCTACTTCTTTTAACAAGAAGTCCCCACCTTCATGGCCTAATGTGTCATTTACCTTTTTAAAGCCATCTAAATCTATAAACATGATGCTTAGATTATGATGATGACGCTTCGATCTCGCTAAAGCTTTTCTTAAATGTTTATAGATTAACTTCCGATTGGGAAGGTCTGTTAATTCATCATAGTACGCTATTTGCCTTAAATATTCTTCTAACTGCTTTCGATCCGTTATGTCAGTAATCATACCATCTACTTTCATAATATGGTTCGACATGTCTAAATGAGGCATCGTTGAAACTTCAATCCAACGTTGACGGTTGTGTTTATCCATAATATGATATTGATTTTTCATTCTTTTTTTTGTAAATAAATGTTCGCTAAATTTCGGACCTTCTTCCTCGATAGATGTTACAACCTCTTCTAACAATCCTGCATTTTTACTGTAATCTTCTTGAGGATAAGGAAAAATAACTTCTATTCCTTTAGTAATAAACAACTCACTTTTTGAACCATTATAAGAGAAAAACGTTTGATTAAAATCTTTCAATAGTTCATTAAGATGTTCGTTCTCTTGTCGGAGTTGATGAAACTCCTTTTCAGTTTTGTGTCTTTCTTCTTCTAATTTCTCATTTTGTTTTACAAAGAGACGATATTGTCTGTTTAAAAAAAGGAAGGGGATTAGTAGAGCGATCAAAAGGAAAATTTGATAAGGTACGGATATTACATAATATATGATCAAAAACATCCCTATGCAAAAAAGGATATATGCGGTAATCTTCTTACTTCCTATAATCAAAGTATCACTCCAATTTATAATAAGGCTCGTATTGTAGAAGGGGAAACAACGCTGAAAGTTTTAATAGCTAAAAGAGCCATTTTGTAGACGATTACTATGACTTCCATTATAACAAATTTTGATGAAAATTGAATGATTTTGTCGAATTTTCACCATTACTATTTTCAGATATACTGGAAACGAAAGTTATGTAGGAAATTCTACTAATGCGTTTCCTAAAAAGAAAATATAGTAAAAGTAACATCTACAATGAGCCGTTATCCTCTATATCCAATAATAACCTGACCTAGCTAAAAAACCCCAATTCACTTTAAAGTGAATTGGGGTTAAATTATTATGATTCACAATGATCATCTGTGCACATAGCTCCTTGATGATTAGCTGTTGAAATTGGTTTTAACACTACTTCCTCGTTTTCTTCTTCCCAAACTTTTTGCAATGCGTTTAAGAATGTTTCAGTTGGCTGTGCACCTGATATTGCATATTTTTCATTGATAACAAAAAACGGTACTCCTTGAACACCAATATCTTTCGCTCTAAATTGGTCAGCCCGTACTTCTTCTTCATAAGCATTCCCTTTTAACACTTCCTCGACTTCTTGTCGGTTTAGGCCAGTAATTACTGCAAGATCAGCTAATGTCTCATGGTCACCGATATGTTTCGCTTCAATAAAATGCGCTCTTAACAAAGTCTCTGTAACCGCTTTGTCTTTTCCTTGTTTTTCAGCAAACTTTGCGATTCGATGGGCATCTAAGGTATTCGTCCGTATCATCGAATCAAAATCGAAGTCTAATCCTACCGATTTAGCTTGTGCTGCTACACCTTCAGTCATCTTTTTGGTTTCTTCTATTGACATACCATACTTCTTTGATAAATTTTCATATACTGACCCTGTTGTATCACGCTGAGCATGAGGATCTAATTCAAAGCTTTTAAATTCAATTTTCACCTGATCTTTTTGCGGAAATTTTTCTAATGCACTTTCTAGCCGTCTCTTTCCAATATAACAAAATGGACAAACGTAATCTGACCATACTTCTATTTTCATTATAACACCTCATTTATATCACTTTCTAAAAAGGATATCATACATTGATTGAAAAACTGTTAAATGTGCTCAATGTTTTCTTAAAAATTTACTAAAGTTGTGACAATTTGATCTTCAAGTTTTTTTCCGTTCTTATTTTCCATCATATTATTAATCACTATCGAAAAGATAAGAGTTTCCCCACTTTTCGTTTCAACATAACCAGAAATTGAACTAACTGTTGCTAGCGTTCCTGTTTTCGCTTTTACTCTTCCATCTGTATCTTTCATACGATTTTTAAGCGTTCCTCCGACCATTTTATTACTAACACCAGCAACAGGAAGAGAATGTAAAAATGTCGTAAACCACTTTTCCTTTTGGATGGAATATAAAAGTAGCGAAATCTCATTAGTAGGAATTAAATTAACGTGGGATATTCCAGAACCATCTCTTAGTATAATCGTTTCAGTATTAACTCCATACTGAGCGAGAGCTTCTTTGGTAACTTCCAATCCATTTTCCCAATTTCCATCGCCTTTCACTACTTTGCCGATTTCTTTCATTAATGTATCACCATGTCCATTATTGCTTAGTTTCATAAAAGGAATAAGTAACTTAAATAAAGGAACAGATTTATGGGATGTAAGAATACTGGTATCTTCA
This window encodes:
- a CDS encoding tyrosine-type recombinase/integrase: MSTGRELKKLTKHLEERSLNFQSVKLVDLENYCIERTEGKSLGYRNLIVSQIRSFFTYLKQQEYCFENPSIHLSYTNLDTHQALPEVASLEEIQDCLKELRRQVNSFLGRRQFDPIRKRNLALFALMYATGIRAGEAANLLLSDVLWEEQVLCIRAGKGRKDRRVPLVGEVLELLQTYLATRKDLDMASPLFLTWRKEAMTNNLIGVTFKSYSEMWIKPLRPHQLRHTCATHLFQQGGNIVHIKDWLGHKKVTTTLHYARIQNPEIAAALESHPINEATIPKRSKLKLVKNFRKKPMTSLRRKYTMTSQAAPLVGKLANQIEEFIRTAIGMKKYSKGTIKEFRFSLTRFSVGCPNCLENGIETLRGQDIIRWLSSRRQAGISQCTIDKNLSHLRSFISYAMERGWRSDNPMEALKMVPKQPKEQAYLTEDEMMRLLSAPDRSELEGFTDYMALLVLYSTGLRVGELSNLNIEDVDIKEGWVHIREGKGRDRQIAIPKAALNDFKQYLGLYRKEKSGPFLLNLKGTRIKPWTVTRRIRHYAEVANIQKPVSPHTIRHTFTAHLIKRGGRIEVIAKALGHKTLAETSAYAHADFEDLRKAVSLLRKNIPPLSGEKKDDE
- a CDS encoding tyrosine-type recombinase/integrase, yielding MMNESTIQEFLEYAQMVRGCRPKTAEAYAIDLKVMNTFCTIYYPHVDNPSKAKLVVDYIRYLRVERKNASAAVGRKLATLSAYIDFLILMELLDSKQDQREKWPKLLDTPERLPVVLENKEMQDILSQPDTTTILGRRDRAILTLIYSAGLRVSEICSLKVVDVNFTEKQILISGKGGRQRYVPLDSIVEEALDEYLGSRTSEIPELFGSKKGGPLTPRAIQYMVKKYAEGANIDKNVTPQKLRHTCATHLLQDGAQLVSIQKLLGNKSLSTTQIYLHITITDLKELSKQHPMRKMRTIMGLKGDPISSFQTPYGIRTGT
- a CDS encoding diguanylate cyclase domain-containing protein yields the protein MFLIIYYVISVPYQIFLLIALLIPFLFLNRQYRLFVKQNEKLEEERHKTEKEFHQLRQENEHLNELLKDFNQTFFSYNGSKSELFITKGIEVIFPYPQEDYSKNAGLLEEVVTSIEEEGPKFSEHLFTKKRMKNQYHIMDKHNRQRWIEVSTMPHLDMSNHIMKVDGMITDITDRKQLEEYLRQIAYYDELTDLPNRKLIYKHLRKALARSKRHHHNLSIMFIDLDGFKKVNDTLGHEGGDFLLKEVAIRLNSCVREEDLTGRLGGDEFIIVFEETSEEEIIVISERILSVVSEPYAIHEKEAKVSPSIGISIYPEDGEDIETLVQNADKAMYYAKEKGKGNYQFYTTELNNYQSKKIGIFEKIIGSVSKIKETYTKG
- a CDS encoding DsbA family oxidoreductase; translated protein: MKIEVWSDYVCPFCYIGKRRLESALEKFPQKDQVKIEFKSFELDPHAQRDTTGSVYENLSKKYGMSIEETKKMTEGVAAQAKSVGLDFDFDSMIRTNTLDAHRIAKFAEKQGKDKAVTETLLRAHFIEAKHIGDHETLADLAVITGLNRQEVEEVLKGNAYEEEVRADQFRAKDIGVQGVPFFVINEKYAISGAQPTETFLNALQKVWEEENEEVVLKPISTANHQGAMCTDDHCES